Genomic segment of Arachis stenosperma cultivar V10309 chromosome 4, arast.V10309.gnm1.PFL2, whole genome shotgun sequence:
TCTTCAACTTGGACAGCAAACTTACGCGCTGGGTGCGCAACAATAATGGATTATTACACTTAAATATCACCCCATTGTCACTGTTCCTCATACTGACAATTAAGATATACACACAACCACATATCCGTTATTAGTGGACATATTGGCCTATTTTTTGGAAGAAAAACACAggagaaaaagatatgaaatgTATGTGGAGAATGCCAAAGACACATCCTTTTATATCTATTCGAAATTTATCTTAATGtatctcgtttatactgtaaacgtTATAATTTGACACGTATCTCATTTAGCTTAtacgtatctcgtttacactgtagtgtaaacgaaataaataattctacgtattttcacaataatttttaaaattattcatttcagtaaataaaatattttttaatttatttaaataaaaaatttcagaaTCTTCGAATTACAccagttttattttatattttttattgacataaaattacataatttaatatatgtataaaatttattaaaattaaattctttaaaaaatataaaatgaacTGATTATTCACAAATCACAACTCACAAGTCACACCAAACCGGCTCTGTTACCAAAATAAAACCAAACCGGTTCATCTTCTTGCTATCTATGTATGCCCTAATCAAAGGTCATCGAAACACTGTATCTGCATCTTCGGCTCGAAACGAGGACTCTGAATTCAAGCTTCCACAACCCTCTTCCGATCGAAATCAGTATTCGGAAGTCATAAAGGGTTTTTAGTTCTTAAAATGCTGGGTGGCCTCTACGGCGACCTTCCTCCACCATCCTCGGCGGAGGAAGAAAAACCCACCACCAACTCCACCGTCTGGTCCACCAGCACCAAGATGGCCCCCGCCACCCTCCGCAAACCCGCCACTGTCTCCGCCCCTCCCGTCACCCTCCTCCGATCTCAATCCAAACCGAAACCCCTCCCCActccctcctcctcctccaaAATCCCCTCAATCCCTGCCGCTCCGGCACTTCCACCGCCGCCGGTCCTCCCCGACGACCCAGCGCACCACCAGCCTGCACTCGTCGGCGTCCAGTCAACGGTGATAGAGGAGTACGACCCCGCCAGGCCCAACGACTACGAGGAGTATCGCCGCGAGCGGAAGCGAAAGGCGAGGGAGGCGGAGATGATGCGTGAGCTGGAGCGGCGGCGccaggaggaggaggagagagagaggagagagagggaggagagagaaagagagagggagCGGGAGCGGGATTACGGCGATTCCAGGTTGAATATTTCCGGCGAGGAAGCATGGAGGAGGCGTGCTGCCATGAGTAGTGGAGGTGGCAGCGGTGGTGGTGGCGGCGCTGTTCCGCGATCGCCGTCGCCACCAGGGAATTCGGATGGTTTTACCATTGGGAAGTCGGAGACTGGCGGGTTGGGGCTGGGGGCAGGCGGGCAGATGACGGCGGCGCAGAGGATGATGGCGAAAATGGGGTGGAAGGAAGGACAGGGACTTGggaagcaagaacaaggaatcacTACTCCATTGATGGCAAGGAAAACTGATAGAAGAGCTGGTGTTATTGTGAATGCCAGTGAGAACAGTAGTAATAAGCCTGAGAAGAAGGTGAAGAGTGTTAACTTCCATGGGGTTCCTACTAGGGTGCTCCTACTTAGGAACATGGTATGTATATTCAATAGTTCATGCTGCATTTTTTTATTGTGATTCATTTAATATGATTTGGCTATTATTTCCTTCTTATTAGTCTTTGAGATAAATGCCAGTGTCATGTTTTTGTGCTAGAGGCAGAGGGCTCAAAAGACCATAGTTGAAATTGTTATGGAGATTTATATATACCCGTTTGATAAGTTTAAGTGACAGAGAGAGTAGTTTAGATTTAAGTATGATTTATGCCGCTATCCATGGAATCAAGGCCAGGGAGAGCTTAGTTATTGTTGCTATATTATGGGCAACTAGTTTGAGAGCTAGGGAGCCTATTCTATTAGAATTGTTTGGCTATGCTGTGTTGCCTTGCTGTTCTCATTACCTGCATCTTGTATTTCTAGCTGTCTAGGCCTAAGTATCTTGTTATTGTTGTAATTATCATCGTTTGTTATTGTTGATCATTTAATAGGAGTAGTCAATTCACTCAATTGTCATAGTTGTTAGTTTTGTTATGATGGCCGTATAGACATAGAAGTATAGCTGAGATGATCTCAAGGGATTCATTTAGCCATTCCAATTTAATTACTAAGTTGCTCTCTGCTGCTGGCCATTTTTCTTGGTTGTCTTGTTTGAAGGAGTTTTTGAAGGTGCATATTCTTTTTGGCAGTTTTTTCCATATAAGCTTTCACTATGTGATTGAGGATGTCGTATCTATAATTTAAAAACCTTGGGAACTGATTCGAGTAAGTGTGGACAATGTCAATATTGCAATTTGAAGCCAAAATGCATTTTGCTCccccctcccccccccccccccctctctctctctctctctctctctctctctctctctctctctctctctctctctctcttcccaaaaaattaaaataattgtaATTTGCAAATTATGAAACTATCTGCATTACATACACAATTCCATCACAATTATGGCCGAGTTAAGAAGGAAAGGTGTGTGTTGGCATCATAACAAACAAAGCATACTTTTGAGTGTTGTATCATTAGGGAAGCCACTGATTAAGTGATTATTGTATATCTAGCATGCATAATTTTCtgattaattagtttgatgtgccCAGATTAagctctttccattttctcccGCTAAAGTTGAATATCTTGTTTATGAAGCATTCTTTCTAAGTACTGTGTCATGTTTATGCTTTCTTGTTGAAGGTGGGTCCTGGTGAGGTAGATGATGAACTAGAAGAGGAGGTAGGATCAGAATGTGCCAAGTATGGAACTGTAACTCGGGTTTTGATATTCGAGATAACAGAGCCAAATTTCCCTACTGATGAAGCAGTAAGAATTTTCGTGCAATTTGAGAGATCAGAGGAAACAACCAAAGCTTTAATTGACCTTAATGGTCGGTACTTTGGAGGTAGAGTGGTGCAGGCCTCATTTTATGACGAGGAGAAGTTCGGCAAGAATGAGTTAGCTCCAATGCCAGGAGAAATTCCTGGTTTTTCCTGACAGGAAAAGACTCGTTGATTTCCATACAGTTGACCCTGGTGATTGCTCTGAAATCTTGAAATTGAAGGTTCAGTGTTTCATTACATTATAAGATAATTAAGCATTGTGTTGTACTTCGGATTCAATCATGGTCGAAGTGTGTTGTAAGGATGACAAAGGGTTGCTGCTCAAAGAATTATTGTGATGAAAAAAGAACAAACTTCACTATTAGCTAGCTAGTTCTAACGATTTTCATTGTACATTGTTAGTTCCTTGATGTGATGATCGAATTTTGAAATTGAGATCCTAATGATTAGTTATTACGGTGTCAGATGCTATACTCTGATACCATGATACATTAATCACTATTCGAAAAAAAACTAGGATTGTTTCATTTCCCTTTTGAGATTCAACTTTGTATTCATTGTCTGCATTGCACGATTCTTGCAATCCGCATGGttgaatattttgtatttggtcattttcaataaaatataaGAACGATCACACTCCAAAAGATTATCCAACCCAGAGAGTAAATCAAGAAAAACTGTATACAAATTCCAAATCTCCTGCATTCATTTAGCTAGAGAGTTGATATGGAGAATCATAGCACACATAAACTCCGAACAAGTCGCAGAAATCTATGACCCGATTCCACCTCTGAACCATCTCAGAAATGAGGTTTCCACGCCTAGAAGGCTAACTTCTAGTAGTTACAGTTAGTGGTGTCTTGTACTCATTCTACTTCATACACCAAACTGAAAGCTAATAACATTGAAAAGTAAATGAAATGCATTGTAATGCTACACTAGTCAATGAGAATTGGCATTTCTGCACTGTTGCggttttctgcacttttacctCCTGGCTTTTCTGCAATCTTGGCCCTGgcctttttcttttccttctctttttctttccttttaagAAAAGTTTCAGGGAGGTCACCTCTAAGAATTTGAACTTGGAAGACAAGTTTCTCTTCACTCGACTCCTTGAGTTCAAAGACGCAAGCGTCCCCAACCTCCAAATGATTATCAACAGCAAATTTTTTCCAGCCTCTGTGGTTAAAGAACTTGTTGTAACTTTTGCCTAGTCCGCAATACTGTATGTCCCAGCTCTTGCTTCCATACTTGAGAATAGCTGGGACTACAGCTGAAGGAAGTGCTAATTCTTTTGAAACCGGCTACATACCAACAATACAAGATGTAAATAATTCTACCCCAGCATTTCAGAAAAAACATAGTTTTGTTTCTAACAGTGTGAAATAATATTATCAATATTGGTCTCCAACATAAACATTACGTTGTCTTGTCTGAGCTCAACGCTTCTTAAGGCAGAGTAAAGAAGCAAATTTCCAGTGAGTAAAGAAGCAAATTTCCAGTATAGTACACAAAGAAATGTAACTTTGAAACAAGGAAGTAACTTTTAAAACACTGTTCATCTATGTTTCACCAAAATACATGTGTGAAATTTGGTCTAGTGTTGAATTTTGTTACCTTATGCCTTTCTATGTGTAAAGTTGTGcatctttttatttgaatatttgcACTTATTTTGGCCTTGTTTGTACATTAAGCCAACATACATCTCTCCGTTGCTGATTGGGGTGTGTGATTCCTTTTATGTGAATCTCACACTCTATCTAATGACATGCCACAGAAGTGTATGTCGACTTGCTATACGAAACAAAATAAATACACAAAACCTTTGTCATATTTATCCACTCCAAATCCAGACAAATAGTTTTTAGGTTTTCGCGTTGCATAACGCCAACATGACTCACATCCTCACCATCATTGAACTCACAATCATGGTGAGAATGTGAGTTGAGTTTGTCTAAGACGTACATTTATATTACTATACCTAATTATGGCCATTTGACATCTTAATAAGATGTCTTTATATTAGAGAGGCAAATGCAATAATAACATATTTGTGTGTAACAAAAAATATGGGATTACCATGCTAAAAGCAGGATAAATATGTGATTTTGAAATAATCACATGATAGAATGGGCATCCTGAAAGTGGTTGAATGTCTTCATCCCCCGGAAAATTTGTTGTAGGACCGGACACGGTTTTCAATGGAGCTATGTTTTCTATTACAACTCCAGAACTACTTGCAATGAAGTTCACTGCAAAATTTGAATTAGATGAAGTTAGTtttggaaaaaagaaaattaattctACTGGGCCACCAGGACATCCCCATTCTCATATATTATTAGGAGTTAAACTTAAGAATATTTATAGTTAAAggtaaaatttgtaaaaaaaaaggaTCTTGTTTTTATGTCAACCTAAGTAACTAACCCTAAAAGTTTTACCTTTTGAGTTTGACGTACTCATTTTGTGCTGCAAGTCTAGACAAGAAACAaagtgaaaattaaaaataacaggTGCAGGAGAAGGATCTACATGCCAAAAGAGATTCAAGGTTAAGTATCGCGCACCTGGAGGAGATGGTGTAAAATAAGAGATACTGAGCCTATATTTGtttgaagagaaaatagaagaaaagaaaaagaaagaaagaaaatgagaataaaaataattattttttattgtttgattgaggaaaaaaattaaaaaaaaaaaaaaagaataagacTTGAAAGTAAAGCTATAGTTCTCACTTTTTCTCATGGGACAAGACTAGTGTTGTAAgaaaatacaataataataataaagatattaTTCTTTGTTACTTTATatgttaattattaattatagagtaaagttatcattttttttgctactgaactatattttttattattttatatgctaattattaattatataataaaaatatattaaaattttattaatattattttaattttatatttacttatatttaaattaattatatttttattattcataattattaatataaattttattaaacatataaataaaaatatcatttttattaaCTACAGTATCATTattctttttatgattttatgatatttattaaatattattttttaataaaaataatataacaaatataaattaattaattagttattgaaataaaaaataattattttagtatcaaaacaaaataaaaaaatttatcataaaaagaTACTAGAATTTTATATATTCATTTAATGATAACTGGATTATAATTTGTTGattataatttgaaatttgattgtttttaaaatattagtaaagattcttttaaattttaattttacactttcgactattttatattttttatttacgtaAGACCAGTTCTATTGGTTCAACCA
This window contains:
- the LOC130976510 gene encoding DNA-damage-repair/toleration protein DRT111, chloroplastic, coding for MLGGLYGDLPPPSSAEEEKPTTNSTVWSTSTKMAPATLRKPATVSAPPVTLLRSQSKPKPLPTPSSSSKIPSIPAAPALPPPPVLPDDPAHHQPALVGVQSTVIEEYDPARPNDYEEYRRERKRKAREAEMMRELERRRQEEEERERREREERERERERERDYGDSRLNISGEEAWRRRAAMSSGGGSGGGGGAVPRSPSPPGNSDGFTIGKSETGGLGLGAGGQMTAAQRMMAKMGWKEGQGLGKQEQGITTPLMARKTDRRAGVIVNASENSSNKPEKKVKSVNFHGVPTRVLLLRNMVGPGEVDDELEEEVGSECAKYGTVTRVLIFEITEPNFPTDEAVRIFVQFERSEETTKALIDLNGRYFGGRVVQASFYDEEKFGKNELAPMPGEIPGFS
- the LOC130976511 gene encoding B3 domain-containing protein Os06g0112300-like, with product MSTSNSKVNFIASSSGVVIENIAPLKTVSGPTTNFPGDEDIQPLSGCPFYHVIISKSHIYPAFSMPVSKELALPSAVVPAILKYGSKSWDIQYCGLGKSYNKFFNHRGWKKFAVDNHLEVGDACVFELKESSEEKLVFQVQILRGDLPETFLKRKEKEKEKKKARAKIAEKPGGKSAENRNSAEMPILID